The stretch of DNA ACCCTGCCCGCCCGCCTGATTCCGTTCCTGCTGGTGGCGGGTTCGGCGGGTGGAATCCTGATGCCGATTCTGCTGGGCATACTGTATTCGCGCAGTGGCCCGGCTGCGGTACCTGCGGCGTTGGCGGTGTTAGGCGCGGTGTTGGTAGCGTTGGTGGCGGCCACTGCCCGCCTGACCCGGCTGCGTCCTGCGGCTCCGGCTGGCTGCTGACCCCCCACCTTTGCCTGAACCCCGCGCATATGACAGAATGCGCCCGGAATCCCAGTCAACCTGTCAGTCCCCGCACCGGGGCAAATTCATCCCCCATCCATCCCTGCCGTGATTTTTCCCTGACACCGAATACGGGCTTGTAGAGACAGGCGTTTGGTAGCGGAAAGCAACACGGCGCAACCGGAGGCAAGAGTGACGTCACAGGCAACCAAGCAGATCAGACTGACCCCCGAAGGCTTCGAGCGCCTTCAGAAGACCCTGTTGCAGGAGCAAAACCGCCTTGCAGAAGCCACACGCATTTTGCAAGAGCAGATGGAGACCAGCGCCGACAACGAAGACACCGGCCTGGAAGACGCCAAGCGCGAAAAGATGAATATCGAAGCGCGGATTGACGAACTCGAAGACACGCTGGGTCGCGCCACCATCATTGCCGAGCATGAAAACGAAGGCCGGGTAGAACTCGGCGCACTGGTCACACTGATCATTGACGCCACCAAAAAAGAGATGCGCGTGCAGGTGGTCAGCGCCCCCGAAGCCGCTGTACTGGGCGGAAGTCTGCCCCGCATCAGCGAAGACAGCCCCGTTGGGAAGGAACTGATGGGCCGCAAAAAAGGTGACGCCTTTGTGGTGAATCTGGACAACGGCAAGCAGATGAAATACAAGGTGAAGGCTATCGACTATTGAGGGTGTGGGGCGTAGATTTTCGGCTGTGGCACGAAGGACGGGCGTCTAAGGGTCTAAGAAGAGCGTTCGATTAGTTTTTATCCCCTCCCCCTTGTGGAACTCGCAGAGCTACGCAGGAGAGGGCGTTGCAAAGCAAGAGGTGAGGGGGCCACCGAGCAACCGTTCCTGCCCCCCATTCAAGTCAGCGTCGACCCAGTCTCCGCCACTTACAGGCCAGAGGAGAGCGCCATGCTCAAGCCTCTGGCCTGTGTTCTGTTGGCCTGCCTGATTGCGGCCCCCGCCCTATACTCAAGCTTATGTCGGAATTGCCCACCCCTGAACCCATTCCTCCGCGTCGCGACGGCCTGCACGAACAGACCATCAGTCGCCTGAACAATCTAGACGCCCTGCGCGAAGCGGGCTTCGAGGCCTTTCCCTACAGCTACCCGCAAACGCATCACGCTGCCGATGTACTGAAGGCGCACCCTTCCGGCGAGGTGGGCGAGAAGTGGGAAGACGAAACCTACAGTTTGGCAGGCCGTGTGATGCAGTTCAGGCACATGGGCGGCGCGGCGTTTGCCGATGTGCAGGATGAAAGTGGTACCTTGCAAGTCTACTTTGGCAAGAAAACGACCGAAGAATTTGCCGCTACCAAAAAGATTGATCTGGGCGACATCATCGGCGTGCGCGGCTTTCCGTTCGTAACCAAAACCGGACAGGTGACGCTGGAAGCTCAGGCGTGGCAACCGCTGGTGAAGAGCCTGCACCCCTTGCCCAGCAAGTTTTACGGCCTGCAAGACGAGGAATTGCGTGCCCGCCGCCGCTACGTCGATTTGATGATCAACCCGGAAAGCCGCGAGGTGTACCGCACCCGCTCGCGCATCGTGCGGGCTATCCGGCATTTTCTGGACGATCAGAACTTTATGGAAGTGGAAGGGCCGACCCTGCAAGTGGTGGCGGGCGGCACGGAAGCCAAGCCGTTTAAGACCTTCCACAATGCTCTCGGACACGAGTTTTCTATGCGAATCAGCCTCGAACTGTATCTGAAACGGCTGTTGGTCGGCGGCTTCGAGCGAGTATATGAAATTGGGCGCAATTACCGCAACGAGGGCATAGACCGCACCCACAACCCGGAATTCACGATGCTGGAAGCCTACTTTGCTTACGGCGACTACGAAGACATGATGAAATTGGTAGAAACCATGTTGCACGGCCTGGTCATGGAACTGCGCGGCATTCCCGTCATCGAATATCAGGGCAAAACCGTAGATTTCAGCCTGCCTTTTAAGCGTCTGGATTTCGTGACCGCACTCACCGACGCGGCAAACCTGGACTTCGATCCGCTGGACTTGGTGAAACTGCGCGAGTGGAGCGATGCCAAGCACCCCGAATTCCGCAAGGTACCCGGTTACAAGTTGCTGGACAAGTTGGGCGGCGAGTATGTGGAACCGGGCCTGATCAACCCCACGTTCCTGACCAATATGCCGCTGGTGATCAGCCCACTGGTCAAGGCCCACCGCGAGCGCCCCGGCGTGGCCGAACGTGCCGACCTGTACATCGCCGGGTTCGAGTTGGCCCCGATTTATTCCGAGCTGAATGACGCGCTCGATCAACGTGCCCGCTTTGAGGCCCAGACTGCCCGCCGCGACGCTGGTGACGACGAGGCCCACGAGCAGGACGAGGACTTTTTGCTGGCGCTGGAATACGGTATGCCGCCGACTGCGGGCATGGGCATGGGCATAGACCGCCTGACCATGCTGCTCACCGACCGCGACTCTATCCGCGACGTGCTGCTGTTCCCGTTGCTGCGGCCAGAAGTAGGGGGCGGGGCAGTTCAAGTGGATGGGGGCGAAGGGTAAGATTGTTAGAACGTCAAATTTAACAAGAATGAATCTTGACCGAGATTGAATTCTCGGTCATTTTTGTTGCTTGTGGGCCGTTCTCAATGGATGAAGCGGATAGACCTGTTAAGTTTCTCACGTGATAGGGGTAAAGGGCAACTGTAACCGGTTTAATTAATTCGTTCATTTGACAAACAAAATACTGAAGATGCAAGATAGCTTCATTCCAGATTCATCCACTCCTGCGCTCTGTAGGAAACCCGATGCCCTTTCTCTGCTGCCGACGCTGAGCTTCACCCCGCTTTTCCTGACGCCTGCTGCGGCTGCGCGTTCCATGTTTCTATGATCCAAACGGAGTTTCTGAATGTCTGAACCTGTTCACGCCACCCTTGACCTTGCGGCTATCCGCGCACAGCATACGTTGCTGCTGCTGGGACTGCTGTGGCAAGGCGAGCGTGCGCGGGTAGATATTGCCCGCGAGCTGGGATTGTCGCGCAGCGCGATCAGTTCTATGGTCAGCGAACTGATGGCGGTCGGGCTGGTGCAGGAAGTCGGCACACGTGGGTCGGCCACGGCGGGGCGGCGAGCAACACTGTTGGCACTGAACGACCGGGCCGCTTGCCTCTTGGCAATTGATCTGGGCAAAAGCCACGCCCGCGTAGACTTGCTGGATTTGCGTTGCCGCACGCTGGCGACCCGGCAAGTGCCGCATGATATCGGCCTTGGCCCAGCGGCCACGTGTGCGCTGCTGGCCCACCTGAGCGCAGGTGTGATCCAAGATGCGGGCCTGACGCGGGACGTGGTGGCGCTGGCGGGTGTAGGCGTACCCGGCCCGGTCGACCAGAGCACGGGCCAAATGGTGCAGCCCCCCAATATGCACAGTTGGGACGGCGAAAACGTGCGGGCCAGATTGGAAGGCGTGTTGGGCGTGGGCGTTCAAGTCGACAACGACGCCAATTTGGGCGCGTTGGCCGAAGCAAGGTTTGGGGCACACCGGGGCGCGGTAGACCTGATCTACGTGAAAGTCGCCACAGGCATCGGCGCGGGCGTACTGCTGGGTGGGCGCTTGCACCGGGGCGTGCGGGGCGGCGCGGGCGAAATCGGGCATATCAGCATCAATGAGCAAGCGGCGCAGGAGGCTGGGGGCAGCCCTCCAGAGAGTCGCGGCGACCTCGAAAGTTACGCGGCGGCTAGAGTCGTAGTGGCCTTGGCTGCCACTTTGCGGGCCGGAGGAATACCCACTACCTTGCCCGATCCCGCCACGCTGTCCGACCTGTTGGCGCACGCCAACACCGATCCCCTGGCCCGTGCCGTCTGGGAAGACTGCGGGCATCATCTGGGTGTAGCGGTCAGTACGGCACTGAACCTGTTCAATCCCGAAGCGGTGGTCATCGGCGGGCGGCTGTCTCAGGCTGGAGAAGTATTCCTGAACGCCGTGCAGCGCAGCGCCCTGAGCCGCACCATGCGGATCAATGCCGAGCGCACCCGCATCGAACTCAGCACGCTGGGCAGTGAGGCGGGCGTATTGGGGGCCGGGGCGATGCTGCTCGATCATCTGTTTACGCCGCAGGGATTGCGGCATCTGTACGCCATTTCTGCCTATACAGTGGCTCAGAACGCGGCCCATGCTACGGCCCAGGCGGCCGCGCATCCGGTTCTGAATGTGCAAGACCCCACTTCTCAAGCCCCCCTCCCTCCGGTCACGGTTTCCACCGCCGCGAGCCGCGCTCCACCAGAGGTTCGTGCAGACGCCCATCCCGTATCCCGCGCTCCACCCGGCCACCTTTAGCCGCTCCAAAATGGCGCACCTCAACTAGCCCACTTCTATTCCTTCTGGAGGAATCCTCATGCGTAAAGTTTCTTTAAAGAACGCCCTTCTTGTCGCTGCCGCCCTCGCTGTCACCACGTCTGCCTCTGCTGCGGGCAAACTCGAAATCTTTTCGTGGTGGTCGGGCGATGAAGGCCCCGCACTGGAAGCCCTCGTGAAGCTGTACAAGCAGAAGTACCCCGCCGTGGCTATCGACAACGCCACCGTGTCGGGCGGCGCAGGCACCAACGCCAAAGCCGTACTGAAGACCCGCATGCTGGGCGGCACGCCCCCTGACTCCTTCCAGGCCCACGCCGGACAAGAACTGATCGGTACCTGGGTCGTCGCCAACCGCATGGAAGACCTGAGCGCCCTGTTCAAGTCCGAAGGCTGGGATAAGGCCTTCCCCAAAGACCTGACGGCCCTGATTTCCAGCAAAGGCGGCATCTGGAGCGTGCCTGTCAACGTTCACCGCAGCAACGTCATGTGGTACAACCCAGCCAAATTGAAGGCTTGGGGCGTTACCGTGCCCAAAACCTGGCCCGAATTCATCACGACCTGCGCTACTTTGAAGCGTAAGGGCGTGGCCGCGCCGCTGGTCATGGGCGAAAACTGGACGCAGCAGCACCTCTGGGAAAACGTCATGATCGGCACGCTGGGCGCACAGGGTTGGCAAGACCTGTTCAGCGGCAAGATCAAGTTCACCGATGCCCGCGTCGTCGGAGCCTTCACCACCTTCGGCAAGGTCATGGACTGCGCCAACAAGGACGCCAGCGGCCTGAGCTGGCAGCAGGCCAGTGACCGGATCGTAGACGGCACCAGCGCCTTTAACATCATGGGTGACTGGGCTGCCGGATACTTCACGACCACCAAGAAACTGGCCCCCGGCACGGGCTTCGGCTGGGCCACCGCCCCCGGAACCAGCAAAGTCTTCGTGATGCTGGCCGATTCCTTCGGGTTGCCCAAGGGTGCCAAGAACCGCACCGAAGCCACCAACTGGCTGAAAGTGCTGGGCAGCAAGGCCGGACAGGACGCCTTCAACCCCCTGAAGGGCAGCATCGCCGCCCGAATTGACAGCGACCTGAGCAAGTACAACACCTACTCCAGAAGCGCCGCCACCGACTGGAAGAACAGCAAGATCGTGGGCAGCATGGCGCACGGAGCTGTCGCCCCCGAAAGCTTCATGAGCGCCTTCGGAGCCATCATCGACCAGTACTCGGCCAGCCGGAACAGTGCCGGAGCCGCCGCCGCTGCCCAGCAGTTGGCCGTGCGGGCTGGATTCGGCAAGTAAAAGCCCTGAGCGTGGGGGGTGGAGCGTGGATCGTGGTGTTCACGGTTCAGCTTCACCCCCTTCATTTTGGTTCTCATGTTCGTTGAGTCTCACCCTCGCCGTGCCGCTGTTTTCCCCGCACTTCAGTTCATGATTCACGTTCCCAAGGAGGCCACATTTTGAAAGGCCTGACCAAAGACCGCCTCTGGGCCATTGCCGTCCTGACCCCCAGTCTCATCTTGCTGGGCATTTTCGTCTACGGCTTTATCGCCCGTACCGTGTACGTCAGCTTTACCGACTGGGGCAACGATCCGGCGCAGGCGTTGGCCCTCGACCCTATCATTCGTTGGG from Deinococcus sp. QL22 encodes:
- a CDS encoding GreA/GreB family elongation factor, giving the protein MTSQATKQIRLTPEGFERLQKTLLQEQNRLAEATRILQEQMETSADNEDTGLEDAKREKMNIEARIDELEDTLGRATIIAEHENEGRVELGALVTLIIDATKKEMRVQVVSAPEAAVLGGSLPRISEDSPVGKELMGRKKGDAFVVNLDNGKQMKYKVKAIDY
- the lysS gene encoding lysine--tRNA ligase, whose protein sequence is MSELPTPEPIPPRRDGLHEQTISRLNNLDALREAGFEAFPYSYPQTHHAADVLKAHPSGEVGEKWEDETYSLAGRVMQFRHMGGAAFADVQDESGTLQVYFGKKTTEEFAATKKIDLGDIIGVRGFPFVTKTGQVTLEAQAWQPLVKSLHPLPSKFYGLQDEELRARRRYVDLMINPESREVYRTRSRIVRAIRHFLDDQNFMEVEGPTLQVVAGGTEAKPFKTFHNALGHEFSMRISLELYLKRLLVGGFERVYEIGRNYRNEGIDRTHNPEFTMLEAYFAYGDYEDMMKLVETMLHGLVMELRGIPVIEYQGKTVDFSLPFKRLDFVTALTDAANLDFDPLDLVKLREWSDAKHPEFRKVPGYKLLDKLGGEYVEPGLINPTFLTNMPLVISPLVKAHRERPGVAERADLYIAGFELAPIYSELNDALDQRARFEAQTARRDAGDDEAHEQDEDFLLALEYGMPPTAGMGMGIDRLTMLLTDRDSIRDVLLFPLLRPEVGGGAVQVDGGEG
- a CDS encoding ROK family transcriptional regulator codes for the protein MSEPVHATLDLAAIRAQHTLLLLGLLWQGERARVDIARELGLSRSAISSMVSELMAVGLVQEVGTRGSATAGRRATLLALNDRAACLLAIDLGKSHARVDLLDLRCRTLATRQVPHDIGLGPAATCALLAHLSAGVIQDAGLTRDVVALAGVGVPGPVDQSTGQMVQPPNMHSWDGENVRARLEGVLGVGVQVDNDANLGALAEARFGAHRGAVDLIYVKVATGIGAGVLLGGRLHRGVRGGAGEIGHISINEQAAQEAGGSPPESRGDLESYAAARVVVALAATLRAGGIPTTLPDPATLSDLLAHANTDPLARAVWEDCGHHLGVAVSTALNLFNPEAVVIGGRLSQAGEVFLNAVQRSALSRTMRINAERTRIELSTLGSEAGVLGAGAMLLDHLFTPQGLRHLYAISAYTVAQNAAHATAQAAAHPVLNVQDPTSQAPLPPVTVSTAASRAPPEVRADAHPVSRAPPGHL
- a CDS encoding ABC transporter substrate-binding protein translates to MRKVSLKNALLVAAALAVTTSASAAGKLEIFSWWSGDEGPALEALVKLYKQKYPAVAIDNATVSGGAGTNAKAVLKTRMLGGTPPDSFQAHAGQELIGTWVVANRMEDLSALFKSEGWDKAFPKDLTALISSKGGIWSVPVNVHRSNVMWYNPAKLKAWGVTVPKTWPEFITTCATLKRKGVAAPLVMGENWTQQHLWENVMIGTLGAQGWQDLFSGKIKFTDARVVGAFTTFGKVMDCANKDASGLSWQQASDRIVDGTSAFNIMGDWAAGYFTTTKKLAPGTGFGWATAPGTSKVFVMLADSFGLPKGAKNRTEATNWLKVLGSKAGQDAFNPLKGSIAARIDSDLSKYNTYSRSAATDWKNSKIVGSMAHGAVAPESFMSAFGAIIDQYSASRNSAGAAAAAQQLAVRAGFGK